Proteins found in one Banduia mediterranea genomic segment:
- a CDS encoding DUF6094 domain-containing protein: MALMFQRLARNFIKNGYFPTDADTTLRLLQAIEPCPAGELRILDPCCGEGVALAEVKHHLGSERTTAYGVEYDEERAWHAKTLLDHCIHGDLQDCVIGRRQFGLLWLNPPYGDLVTDRQGVATSQKGRQRLEKLFYQRCHSDLQYGGLLVLIVPVYALDRELSGWIATHFDRVRVFGAAVDTFRQVVVLGRRRRADGTDTALRARLEAIGHGDAEAPPLPEVWTGERYTVPPATSPEVRFAAGRLDPKQLADEIRAGRDDSLARDPAQFTQGTAHVVPPALFCSRSGRSSLTVCQTWSKSTSQSSWISLLRMPAGHTGMASRSTRSRNRAGKDFGVSTSTCTPSTRSASFCSLAIVIRPVPVRVSSRFRPPPFEWNEA, from the coding sequence ATGGCTCTGATGTTCCAGCGCCTCGCGCGCAACTTCATCAAGAACGGTTATTTCCCGACCGATGCCGACACCACGCTGCGGCTGTTGCAGGCCATCGAACCCTGCCCGGCCGGCGAACTGCGCATCCTCGATCCCTGCTGCGGCGAGGGCGTCGCGCTGGCCGAGGTCAAGCATCATCTGGGTTCCGAACGCACGACGGCCTACGGCGTGGAGTACGACGAGGAGCGGGCCTGGCACGCCAAGACGCTGCTCGACCACTGCATTCACGGCGACCTGCAGGACTGCGTCATCGGCCGGCGGCAGTTCGGTCTGCTCTGGCTCAATCCGCCGTACGGCGATCTGGTGACGGACCGGCAGGGCGTCGCCACCTCGCAGAAGGGCCGCCAGCGGCTGGAGAAGCTGTTCTATCAGCGCTGCCATTCCGATCTGCAATACGGCGGCCTGCTGGTATTGATCGTGCCCGTGTACGCCCTTGATCGCGAGCTGAGCGGCTGGATCGCGACGCACTTCGATCGCGTCCGCGTGTTCGGCGCGGCGGTCGATACCTTCAGGCAGGTCGTCGTGCTGGGACGCAGACGTCGCGCCGACGGCACCGATACCGCGCTGCGCGCGCGGCTCGAAGCCATTGGCCACGGTGATGCCGAAGCCCCGCCGCTGCCCGAAGTCTGGACCGGCGAGCGCTACACGGTTCCTCCGGCCACCTCGCCCGAGGTCCGCTTCGCCGCAGGCCGGCTGGACCCGAAACAACTGGCCGACGAGATTCGGGCAGGTCGTGACGATTCGCTAGCCCGTGACCCTGCCCAGTTCACTCAGGGCACAGCTCACGTAGTGCCGCCCGCACTTTTTTGCTCCAGGTCTGGCAGATCGTCCTTGACGGTCTGCCAGACGTGGTCGAAATCGACTTCGCAGTCATCGTGGATCAGCTTGTTGCGCATGCCAGCCGGTCATACCGGCATGGCGTCCCGCAGCACCCGCTCGCGAAACCGCGCCGGCAAGGACTTCGGGGTCAGCACGTCCACGTGCACGCCGAGCACGCGCTCGGCCTCGTTCTGCAGCTTGGCCATCGTGATCAGGCCAGTGCCTGTGAGGGTTTCATCGCGGTTCCGCCCCCCCCCTTTCGAGTGGAACGAGGCATAG
- a CDS encoding DUF3275 family protein yields the protein MLKLSGTLAIRTIHGARGAFNVGRLLTEIGEFAVKDSLIEEYDEGRYKGEFGIIAITPSTYFAAGRTVVEVRARLGSIALEDIAAPAGDDRSPIIEPDPIESEPASTGQVSIDTGTAESATATFDTAVATAGSDSLDTPDDAEHALQTLFGSLWPLEVRVKLDPTVDRGLFRTQRDKLKELGYRFQPVGQVWERAETS from the coding sequence ATGCTCAAGCTCAGTGGAACCCTGGCGATCCGCACGATCCACGGCGCCCGCGGCGCCTTCAATGTCGGCCGCCTGTTGACCGAAATCGGCGAATTCGCCGTCAAGGACTCCCTCATCGAGGAATACGATGAGGGCCGCTACAAGGGCGAGTTCGGCATCATCGCCATCACGCCTTCCACCTACTTTGCCGCCGGTCGGACCGTGGTCGAGGTCCGCGCGCGGCTCGGCAGCATCGCCCTGGAAGACATCGCGGCGCCGGCCGGCGACGACCGTTCGCCGATCATCGAACCCGACCCGATCGAATCGGAACCCGCATCCACGGGGCAGGTCTCGATCGACACCGGCACTGCCGAATCTGCCACTGCAACGTTCGACACGGCGGTGGCCACCGCAGGCAGCGACAGCCTCGACACCCCAGACGACGCCGAACACGCATTGCAAACGCTGTTCGGTTCGCTGTGGCCGCTGGAGGTCCGCGTCAAGCTCGACCCGACCGTCGACCGCGGCCTGTTCCGCACGCAGCGGGACAAGCTCAAGGAACTGGGCTATCGGTTTCAGCCGGTCGGCCAGGTCTGGGAGCGCGCCGAGACGTCGTAA
- a CDS encoding STY4534 family ICE replication protein encodes MPSHSADADATSGGDRYFNLHTTGIGYLNRAREVPVKKGAFLAVDVTALRGSADEVEYTRLDCRVSGREAQSLVRRLKPDIDARKKVLVGFKTGDLYPETFVYENGERKGQTGVSLKAHLLRITWAKVDGVTVYTAPSDAPTEPADTAPATAIA; translated from the coding sequence ATGCCCAGCCATTCTGCCGATGCCGACGCCACGAGCGGCGGCGACCGTTACTTCAACCTGCACACCACCGGCATCGGGTACCTGAACCGTGCCCGCGAGGTGCCGGTCAAGAAAGGGGCCTTCCTCGCCGTCGACGTCACCGCACTGCGCGGCTCGGCCGACGAGGTCGAGTACACGCGCCTGGACTGCCGCGTCAGCGGTCGCGAGGCGCAATCGCTCGTGCGCCGGCTCAAGCCCGATATCGACGCCCGGAAAAAGGTGCTGGTCGGCTTCAAGACCGGCGATCTGTATCCGGAAACCTTCGTCTACGAGAACGGTGAGCGCAAGGGCCAGACCGGCGTCAGCCTCAAGGCCCACCTGCTGCGGATCACCTGGGCGAAGGTGGACGGCGTCACGGTCTATACGGCGCCATCGGACGCTCCGACGGAACCAGCCGACACGGCGCCGGCAACCGCCATCGCCTGA
- a CDS encoding type II toxin-antitoxin system RelB/DinJ family antitoxin, with the protein MAATALVQARIDPALKDRAAEVLDGMGLTVSDAVRILLTRIAREGALPFEFTADPAAHDAWFRAKVQQALDDLRPAVPHEEVEAHFARRRAAALGPVNGQTSGADE; encoded by the coding sequence ATGGCCGCTACTGCTTTGGTTCAGGCGCGCATCGATCCGGCGCTGAAGGATCGCGCCGCCGAGGTGCTGGACGGCATGGGACTCACGGTCTCCGATGCGGTCCGCATTCTGCTGACACGAATCGCCAGGGAGGGTGCGCTGCCCTTCGAGTTCACTGCGGACCCGGCAGCACACGACGCCTGGTTCCGGGCCAAGGTGCAACAGGCCCTGGATGACCTGCGTCCGGCAGTCCCTCATGAAGAGGTCGAGGCGCACTTCGCCAGGCGCCGTGCCGCGGCCCTGGGGCCAGTGAACGGGCAGACGTCGGGAGCCGATGAGTGA
- a CDS encoding type II toxin-antitoxin system RelE/ParE family toxin: MKLEWSPLAIMDREEIFDTVAADSPAAAVRLDERIAERVGRLMQFPEMGRPGRVAGTRELVIAGTVYIAAYRASDDTVRILRVLHGARMWPDDFGG; the protein is encoded by the coding sequence GTGAAGCTTGAATGGTCGCCGCTGGCGATCATGGATCGAGAGGAAATCTTCGACACCGTCGCGGCCGACAGTCCGGCGGCGGCGGTGAGGCTCGACGAGAGGATCGCCGAACGGGTCGGACGCCTCATGCAGTTCCCGGAGATGGGCCGTCCCGGTCGTGTTGCCGGAACGCGCGAACTGGTCATCGCCGGAACCGTGTACATCGCGGCATATCGAGCCAGTGACGATACGGTCCGCATATTGCGCGTGCTCCACGGAGCGCGGATGTGGCCAGACGATTTCGGCGGGTAA